One genomic region from Macrobrachium rosenbergii isolate ZJJX-2024 chromosome 1, ASM4041242v1, whole genome shotgun sequence encodes:
- the LOC136840239 gene encoding uncharacterized protein codes for MENENIKNEKEGRILGRGKERKNGCVKENEKEGRGVLGGDEGDKEEEESEKKKKKKKKKKKKNESGRGTREERKEEQECDPEVKKKKKKKKKKKKKKKKKKKKKKKKKEK; via the exons atggAGAATGAGAATATTAAGAATGAGAAGGAAGGGAGAATattgggaagagggaaggagcgAAAGAATGGATGCGTGAAGGAGAATgagaaggaagggagaggagTTCTAGGAGGAGATGAAGgagataaggaagaagaagaatcagagaagaagaagaagaagaagaagaagaagaagaagaagaatgaaagcgGAAGAGGAActagagaggagaggaaggaggaacaGGAAT GTGATCCAGAggtcaaaaaaaagaagaagaagaagaagaagaagaagaagaagaagaagaagaagaagaagaagaagaagaagaagaaggagaagtag